The following nucleotide sequence is from Paenibacillus andongensis.
TTGGAGCAATGTAGTAAAGTCACTGTTCTATTTAAAAAATCAACTACTATTATCCTTAGGAGGCTCTTCCCTATGACAGACACCCGTGAGTTTTCGCGGCAGGTTCAACACGCCATTGACACAGCAGATCATGCTATACTCCAAGCTCAGGACGCTGAGCATCAGCTGCAAGTAGCCATTACACAGGCCAACCCTCGATCTATACAATCTGCAAATGCAGCTCTTACAGAGGCTAAGCATCAAGTTCATGAAGCACATGAGCAGCTTCAAACTTTTAATAATGATGAATATGGGCAGCAAATAAAACAAACCATGGAACAATTGGCGCAAGCTTCTCAAGATATCGAGGCCAATCAAGAGAAGTTCCATACCCCGAAGCAAATTCGATAAGGCAATAATTTAGGCAAAAGGTGATCGAAATTCGATCGCTTTTTCTTTTTATATGAACATTATGTTAAACTACGAAAGAAGGTTTTCAAGTTATTTGGGGAGGCACTACATTTCATGCTCGTTATCGGAATTGCCGGTGGTACCGGTTCAGGAAAAACTACAGTAGCACGATCTATCATTACTAAGCTAGGATCCACGAACGTGACCTTAATTTCACAAGATAATTATTATCTTCATCATAGTGGTCTTACTTTAGAAGAACGGGAACGTATTAATTATGATCATCCCCGTGCCTTCGAAAACGCCTTGCTTCTTAAGCATTTAAATGAACTGAAAAGCGGCAATGCCGTTGACATTCCGGTATATGATTTCTCACAGCATGCTCGCTCAGAAGAAACAATTCGCATCGAGGTAAAGCCGATTGTACTGCTCGAAGGCATTCATGTCTTAACAGACGAAGAGCTGCGCGGCGCATTGAACATCAAAGTGTTCGTTGATACTGACCCGGACGTACGTATTCTGCGCCGACTGTCCAGAGATATTAATGAACGGGGACGTACGCTGCAATCTGTTTTCGATCAATATTTGACGACCGTTAAGCCGATGCATGATGCCTTTATTGAGCCTTCCAAGAAATATGCTGATATTATTATTCCTGAGGGCGGAGAAAATCAAATCGGAATTTCTATGCTGACTATTTTGACAGAGCGGTATATGACCGATCAAGCAGCCAGCTATGAAATAGGCTAAATGACGGGCAAATGAAAAAAGGACACCAACCTTGTTTAAGGTTAGTGTCCTTTTTCATACCGATTGACGCCGAAAAGTAAACCCAGATAGGGCAAATAAGACATAGATAAAACTTATCAAGAAAAAAATACTGGCTGTGCTAATATAACGTATCGCTAACCCTCCCATTAAAGGGCCCGCTATACTTCCTAAGCTATACTGGATAGATGCAAGTACATTCGCAGTAGGTACTAAATGTCTGGGCAGTATGTCTGCTGCGTAGGCCAAACCTAATGAGAAAAACGAACCCACCATGCCACCGGCAATGCCGAGACAGAGACCAATCAACCAAAGATTTGAGCCTGCGAACGGAATACATAGAAATGCAATGGAGCCAATGAGGCCACTCGCAATAAGGATATTTCTTCGTCCTACACGATCACTCCAAATCCCTAGCGGCAGCTGCATAATGAGTCCCCCTACCCCCATAATGGGCAGCAGAACACCAATATTAGATTCCGAGAGACCTGCACGCAGTCCATAAATCGGAAAGTTGCTGTTCATCGAGGCTTCCATATAGCCATAGAGCAAGGAGGTAATGAGTGGAAACCAAGCAATAGCCAACACTTTTGAAGCACGTTTGTGCACAGCCTCCACTTTGTCCAATTGTTCTGGCTTCTCATTAGTCAGCTGCATCACAAGTGTAAGAACGATTAAAAAGAAAGAGCTGGTCGTTAAAAAT
It contains:
- the udk gene encoding uridine kinase, producing the protein MLVIGIAGGTGSGKTTVARSIITKLGSTNVTLISQDNYYLHHSGLTLEERERINYDHPRAFENALLLKHLNELKSGNAVDIPVYDFSQHARSEETIRIEVKPIVLLEGIHVLTDEELRGALNIKVFVDTDPDVRILRRLSRDINERGRTLQSVFDQYLTTVKPMHDAFIEPSKKYADIIIPEGGENQIGISMLTILTERYMTDQAASYEIG
- a CDS encoding MFS transporter, which gives rise to MTLKQRISNNKLMILIMVVIVAGMSQGMLLPLLTILLDRSGVSTEANGLNAAALYIGIFSSVFFIERPVRRYGYKPVIMVGMGLVILATCLFPLWQQIGFWFVLRLLVGIGDSALHYATQLWIVTSSPKERRGRNISLYGMAYGVGFSLGPTGITLLKAGSWVPFLTTSSFFLIVLTLVMQLTNEKPEQLDKVEAVHKRASKVLAIAWFPLITSLLYGYMEASMNSNFPIYGLRAGLSESNIGVLLPIMGVGGLIMQLPLGIWSDRVGRRNILIASGLIGSIAFLCIPFAGSNLWLIGLCLGIAGGMVGSFFSLGLAYAADILPRHLVPTANVLASIQYSLGSIAGPLMGGLAIRYISTASIFFLISFIYVLFALSGFTFRRQSV